Proteins encoded in a region of the Rutidosis leptorrhynchoides isolate AG116_Rl617_1_P2 chromosome 9, CSIRO_AGI_Rlap_v1, whole genome shotgun sequence genome:
- the LOC139866742 gene encoding single-stranded DNA-binding protein WHY2, mitochondrial → MNPRTTIKLSHFLNSGNKLFKSRFIGENAGFNLMPSAGISTARQSYGADGKTSGRIFADYQIFKGKAALSAAPVLPTFSKLDSGYTKVERRGSIMLTFRPAIGERKYDSEKKQLFALSVTEIGSFISLGPGDSCEFFHDPSMLSRDAGQVRKNLSVKPHADGYFISLSVTNNILKTNERFTVPVTTAEFAVMRAAFSFALPHIMGWAHSTNPPSDSVGRDSLKVHPQLAAASEWDR, encoded by the exons ATGAACCCTAGAACTACCATCAAGCTTTCTCACTTCCTTAATTCCGG GAACAAGTTGTTCAAGAGTAGGTTTATTGGAGAAAATGCCGGTTTTAATTTAATGCCATCTGCTGGCATATCTACTGCTAGACAAAGTTATGGCGCCGATG GAAAAACGTCTGGCCGTATATTTGCAGATTATCAAATCTTTAAGGGCAAAGCTGCACTTTCCGCTGCCCCTGTTCTTCCTACTTTTAGCAAACTGGAT TCTGGTTATACAAAAGTAGAACGACGTGGCTCCATTATGTTGACTTTCCGGCCTGCTATCGGTGAACGCAAATACGATTCAGAAAAGAAACAG TTGTTTGCATTATCAGTGACAGAAATTGGGTCCTTCATAAGTTTGGGTCCAGGAGATTCTTGTGAGTTCTTCCATGACCCTTCAATGTTGTCAAG GGATGCAGGTCAAGTGAGGAAAAACTTGTCGGTTAAGCCACACGCAGATGGTTATTTCATCTCATTAA GCGTGACTAACAATATCTTAAAAACCAATGAGCGATTTACAGTTCCAGTAACTACAGCAGAGTTTGCAGTTATGCGAGCAGCTTTCAGT TTTGCTTTGCCTCACATCATGGGATGGGCCCATAGCACCAACCCGCCCTCGGATAGTGTCGGACGAGATTCTCTCAAGGTGCACCCACAACTAGCAGCTGCTTCCGAGTGGGATAGATGA
- the LOC139866099 gene encoding dehydrogenase/reductase SDR family member FEY-like, whose product MEWLRGWFYLAYEMLFQRIMASHLQNPMPLPPLNDLTCIITGSTSGIGRETARQLAEAGAHVVMAVRNTKAAHEQIRKWQDEWSGRGLPLNMEVMELDLLSLESVVRFSEAWNARSGPLHVLINNAGIFSIGEPQKFSKDGYEEHMQVNHLAPALLSMLLLPSLLRGSPSRIVNVNSIMHQVGFVDTEDMNVVSGKRKFTSLVGYSSSKLAQVMFSSVLHKKLPAEAGVSVICVSPGIVQTNVARDLPKIVQAGYRLIPYFIFNAEEGSRSSLFAATDPQIPEYCELLKADEWPVSAFISQDCRPTNPSEEAHNVETSLKVWEKTLQLIGLPSDAVERLIEGEGINCKYGTRDDQS is encoded by the exons ATGGAATGGCTAAGAGGCTGGTTTTATTTAGCTTACGAAATGTTATTTCAACGAATTATGGCGTCACATTTACAAAATCCGATGCCGTTACCTCCGCTCAACGATCTCACTTGCATCATTACCGGATCCACTAGTGGTATTGGCCGTGAAACTGCCAG ACAGTTGGCCGAAGCTGGGGCACATGTTGTTATGGCAGTTAGAAATACCAAAGCAGCCCATGAGCAAATCCGGAAATGGCAGGATGAATGGTCCGGAAGGGGCCTTCCTCTCAATATGGAG GTGATGGAACTGGATCTTCTTTCATTGGAATCTGTTGTAAGATTTTCAGAGGCATGGAATGCACGCTCGGGGCCTTTACATGTGCTGATAAACAACGCAGGGATATTTTCTATAGGAG AACCACAAAAGTTTTCAAAAGATGGATATGAAGAGCACATGCAAGTGAATCATCTTGCACCAGCACTACTTTCCATGCTGCTCCTGCCATCTCTTTTAAGAGGTTCTCCTAGTCGAATTGTAAATGTCAACTCGATT ATGCATCAAGTTGGTTTTGTGGACACagaagatatgaatgttgtttcagGAAAAAGAAAGTTCACTAGTTTAGTGGGTTACTCAAGCAGCAAATTAGCACAG GTCATGTTTAGCAGTGTCCTCCACAAAAAGTTACCTGCTGAAGCTGGCGTAAGTGTAATATGTGTATCTCCAGGAATAGTTCAAACTAATGTG GCAAGAGATCTTCCCAAAATAGTTCAGGCCGGTTATCGCCTAATTCCTTATTTTATCTTCAATGCTGAAGAAG GTTCTCGAAGCTCTCTTTTTGCAGCTACTGATCCTCAAATTCCCGAGTACTGTGAATTGTTGAAAGCTGACGAATGGCCTGTATCCGCTTTCATTTCGCAAGATTGTCGTCCGACGAACCCATCGGAAGAAGCCCATAACGTCGAAACTTCTTTGAAAGTGTGGGAGAAAACACTTCAATTGATTGGCCTTCCTTCAGACGCTGTAGAGAGGCTTATAGAAGGGGAAGGTATTAACTGCAAATACGGAACTCGTGATGATCAAAGTTAA
- the LOC139866100 gene encoding transcription factor MYB52-like, protein MCSRGHWRPSEDQKLRQLVQQYGPHNWNAIAEKLQGRSGKSCRLRWFNQLDPKINRSPFTEEEEERLLAYHREFGNRWANIAKLFPGRTDNAVKNHWHVIMARRIRERSTKMHRRITPLDQAILERYQYNNFPFELSRNLASQIQLTKNLVYQFKNIGEDKRDRCVEFYNFLPVNADSNGSEVIDQLRKGEVVEVEQDASDRREGSETTLPFIDFLSVDKD, encoded by the exons ATGTGTAGCCGTGGTCATTGGAGGCCGTCTGAGGACCAGAAGCTCCGGCAACTCGTCCAACAATACGGTCCCCATAATTGGAACGCTATTGCCGAAAAGCTCCAAGGAAGATCAG GCAAAAGTTGTAGGTTAAGATGGTTTAATCAACTAGATCCAAAGATCAACCGGAGTCCGTTCACTGAGGAAGAAGAGGAGCGACTTCTAGCGTATCATCGTGAATTTGGAAACCGGTGGGCTAACATTGCAAAGCTTTTTCCTGGTCGGACTGATAACGCGGTGAAAAACCATTGGCATGTGATCATGGCTCGAAGGATTCGAGAAAGATCAACAAAGATGCATAGGAGAATCACTCCTCTTGATCAAGCAATTTTGGAGAGATATCAATACAATAATTTCCCTTTTGAGCTTTCAAGAAATTTAGCTTCACAAATACAACTTACCAAGAATTTGGTTTATCAATTCAAGAATATTGGTGAAG ATAAAAGAGATCGATGCGTGGAGTTTTACAACTTTCTCCCTGTAAATGCAGACTCGAACGGAAGTGAAGTAATTGACCAACTAAGAAAAGGCGAGGTGGTCGAAGTAGAGCAAGACGCAAGTGACCGACGAGAAGGAAGTGAAACTACATTACCGTTCATAGATTTCTTGTCGGTCGATAAAGATTGA